GACTGACAGTATTGCCACTATCAGCACAGTGGATGCTCCTGGGTAGTACCTTCTACTCCATGCTCACAGGAGAAAGTAGCACACCCTGCCAGCTCTCACAGACATCAGTTCTTTACCCTGTATCCCTGCATGCTGAATAAAACTTGGGGGGTCACCTAGGTGTGCTTCATACACTTGATTTGCAGagtgagaggaggcaggaaggatgggTGGGTGAGGGCCTCTCCATGGACAAGTACCCACACTTCTCCCTCATAGCCCATTTCTCCCTAGAGAAGCCTCACAACGTCACACTGTCCAAAGATGAGTGACGCCACGGTGGCCCATGGTTACTCAGCAGACTGCTGTTGTGAACAGCTGGTCTGCACTGACCCTGAGCTGGGACCTCCAAGTATCCTAAGGAGACATCATGGCAGAACATTGGAGGGGCCCTCCCAGCCTCTGGCTTCAGCCCACTGACCTCCATCCTCCGTGGCCCCCCATCCCGATGTCCAGCACAGTTTCCCGTCAGGAAAGTTCTCTTCAGAGTtgggcagacagacaggctgGATAGTCTCTGTTAGAAAGGGAATAATGATGTGAAGTTCCTGAAGCCACTGTCCCAGAAATCAACTGACTTTCTGAACCCATCTTCTAGGGAGGGATTGGGCCTTGGTCATGGCAGGCAGCCAGCTCAGAGCAGAGGCCCTACCTACTCATTCCCCAGAGTCTATAAAACTCAAGTGTAGCACTAGACTGTGGTGTGTGTCCAGAGCCAGCAGCAAGCCCTGGCTATAAAACCCTGGACAGTAAATAGTTCAGGCTTGTGGGCCATGTGATCACATGTCATCACTGTTActggatccacaggagatgtaaACAAAAGGAGCTGGTGGATttatgacaagatttttttttttaagatttatttatttattatgtatacaggagaggatgccagacctcattacagatgggtgtgagtcaccatgtgggtgctgggaattgaactcaggacctctggaagagcagtcagtgctcttaaccgctgagccatctctccagccccgattattattattattattattattattattattattattattatttaagatttatttattatgtatacagcatgtatgactgcaggccagaagagggcgccagatctcactacagatggttgtgagccgccatgtggttgctgggaattgaactcaggacctgtggaagagcagcggagcagccagtgctcttaacctctgagccatcgctccagccccgaTTTATGACAagattttacctgctcaaatgtGCATTGAGTCACACTTGGCCCTTGGGACAGAGCTGGCCACTCCTGGTCCAGACTTCAAGTGTATACACAGAACATCACACTGTGGATGTTCCTGCTGCCCCAGGTGTTTGTTCTGACAGCAGACTGGCCTGTACCTAGGCTGTGCCACTGAGAGCCTAGCAAAGCCAAGTGACTGCATGTGCCCTGGACTTTCACGTGAGCAGTCCTTGAGATGCCCCCCATCCCGTGTGGTGATAATAGAAAGGTGGAGAGGGGTGGAGACGTATTTAACTCTCTAGCCAAGTACAGCTAGAGACACCTCCTTTTTCTAGACTCAAATACCACCAAAAATAATTAACAAGTAATAGCCCTcaaccccccccacctcccaccccccacccccaccccccgccagaagtttcttctctctgctgtgcTAGAAATCACACATTGCAGAGAAGAAGAGTCCACCTTGGAAATAGCCCTGCCTGCCCTCCACTGTGCTTATCCTCAGAAGGTCAGGAAGGAGCCAATGTTTCCTTTGTCCTGTACCACTCACAGAAGAATGCCAGAGAGGTCTAGCAGGTCTGACTCTGTGGGGGTTTCTATAACAGCCAGAGGGCTGTGCTTGGAACTCACAGCCTCTGTCACTGGAGGTGGCAGAATTGGAAAGAAGGGGAGAGATCGGTTCTAAGAACGCCCAGGGAGCTGAAGAGGCCTGGAAACTTCCAGATGCTGAGGAAGAGGGAGGCTCCTGCCAAGCCCTCAAGCTGCCCCAGGCTGGGCCCCTGCTCTTTGCACTGGAGATGCCCTTCAAGAGGCTCCATGTAGCAAACACCAGGACAGGAACGTGCTGTCTGCTCTGGGTCCCTAAAGGCAGGTGACTCTCTCCCACCACCTAGAGGCACCAGGTGGCCTGGCCTAGAGAAGCTCTTACATGCAGCCGGTACCAGATCAGACCGAGAGACCAGGGAAGAACCAGGAAGGCTGTGAGATGAAATTAAGGCCAGAGCCACAGTCGAGAGCAACAAACCGGATCTAAAGAAGGTAAGAGGACTGAAGTCTTAGGAGAGGGCTCAGTCTCCTAACATGCTCAGATTGAAGACACATATCActtgggctggcaaggtggctcagttaacaaagtacttgccacatagccatgaagacctgagtttggtctgtGAAACCcgtgtaaaaagccagatgtaatGGCCCTGAGCCTGTTACCcatgctggggagacagagacagaaggattcctGGGACTTATTGGCCAGGCAGCCTATTAGGTAACtctagaccagtgagagaccctgctcccccaaaaaaaaatcaaggtgaaaAATCCCTGAGGAACAACCCCCAAGGTTGTTGGTGTTGGCCTCTGGcatccatgtgcatgcacatacgtgtgcacacatgtgcatgtgcatgcacacaactTCAACGAGCAAAGATAATGCACTGGTGTCAATCCCCAGCTGAATCAGACATCGGAATTTTCTGGCAAGGACAGTAAAGCAGCAGCCATTAGACCAATGCTTCAACAAGTAACCACCAATGCTCTTGAAACGAGTCCAAAGCAACAGTCTGGCGCAGAAGCCTAGACATACCGTCAAAGGTGAGCGGCTCAGCCAGCTTCATGAGGGCGATGTCGTTGCCCAGCCGCTTTGGCTTGTACTTGCTGTGGTAGATGATTTTCTCCACCAGATGGGAGGGCACAGGACTGTCCACCAGGGACACAAGACCCACCTGGACAGTCCAGGACTTGGGGTGGTACAGGCTGAAATGCAAGGACAGACAGGTGGGGctcaggacagagccagccatgctGAGTTCTAGTGTCCCAAgagcccagagagagagagtgagagatgtCACCAGGTGGGAGACACCAAGGTCCCGCACATCTGTGCCCCACACTGACCACAGTCCCAAGTCCTGCAGGAACACAGAGCACGCCCCATGTACATCCCAGACAAGCCATTCTCTCCACACCACCCGAGAGATAGGCGTTTGAGGGTCGGGCTCAGCTTTGCTCCCTGCAgaggctgtgggggggggggggttctccaCTAGACAGAAACCGaaacaggagacagaaagagaatccACCACTGGGTTTGAGATGCTTTCTGTGGCTTCCTTGCCATCTAAACTCCTGGTAGACCCAGCTTGATGGAGGCTCAGTGTTCTCTGGGTGCCCTGCACTCCCACCCCATGGGACCCTGCTGTGCCATAACATGATGACAGTAGTGAGCTACAGGAAGGCCTGGGACCTCATTTCAAGGTCTCTTTCCTCCCtaatcttcctcctttttctgccCTCTCTGTGCCAGCCCGGCTCATGTCATtcccagacacagagacaggttCACTTTAAGAAAGGCAGGCATTTACACTACATGTAGCTTTAGGGTGACTGGCTTCCTGCCTTCCTAACCTGCCCTCACCCCCAGATCACCCCGTCTCCATCTGACCCAGGACTAGGTAAGGCTCTGGGAAGAACAGACTCCACAGTAGCGGGCCCAGGCACTCACTCGTAGACACAGTGCGCAGCCGTGACGATCCACAGAGGGGTGATGACAGAGCCCCCGCATAGGTGgtacccctggaactggagactgACTTGCCAGGGCCACTGGGCGAGCGAAGACATGTTTCCACCCACAATGCGGGGGCTGTAGCCAGTTCTCAGGCCACAGGCTAcagagggagaacaggggtttATGGGTAATGCTGTCATCACCCTAAATCTCCTACCTGGCAATGTCCCTGTCCCCCACCCAGCAGGAGAGGGTCGGGCACACATGGGGTCGGGCACACAAAAGACTGAGATGTGTGGGGTTTGTGGGAGGACTGTTTCAGAGAGCAGGCACGCTCACCCTGCCCATCAGTGACCTCCTGGCACCTAGCCCCACACTGGCATGTAGGAGACGTGGTCTTGAGCTGTCCCCAAAGGGAGAACCTGACTCCACAAGGGCAGGCTTCCATGTGGCTCCCTACGTATTTAGACACTTACCCGAGCACTTCAAGGTGACCACATAGCCCGAGGCACAGCCCTCCCTACAGTGGAAAGAACAGTTCATGGACAGGCCAACAAGCTGCTGTTCACAGAACGGGGCTCACACACGTTGGACCTGGGGGCCTGGGTGTCCGGAGGAAAACCTGGCTGCAGTGCACCTGTGGTCTTTTCTCCCTGCTTCAGCCTGGGCCCCGATAGGGAGATGTCTCCGATCTGGGCATCTGACTGTTGCTAAGGGAACCTGGTTCTTCCTTATCAGAGTttcaggggtgggggttgggggtggggtgtgagtAACTGGTGAATGTGAAAGCACTTTGTAAAAGATGCTGTCtagctttctcttcccttccctgcttgtttgcttacacacacacacacacacacacacacacacacacacacacacacacatacacacttcccTGCTATGAGGCAGGCCCAGCACTGGCCTGAAGACATCCCTGTCCATCACTGGGCATCACTGTTGCTCTTCTACtgtacttccttccttcccttgacAGAACCCTACTCTCCAGGGTTGGGGCTTCACCCCTGCATCCTAGCTTAGACACCACCGTTCTAACCACAGCAGTGAGCTCCGCCCTTGCTCGTGGAGGTGACATTCTTCCCCCTCCCAGAGTGCACCACGGCTTCACAAACCCAGCCTTGTGACTCAGCACCTACGCAGACAGCAGTAGCCACCTATCGAGCGACCTACCTCACGTACACGGAGTGGTGCAGCGTGGTCACCTTGTCATCTGGCAAGAGGTGATTGATGGACACAAAGTCGCTCTGGAACTGCTCCTCCAGTGCGTCCACTCTGAGGTGGTCTGAGCTCACATAGCTGCAGGCACATCAGAAACCCAGACCCAACAGTTATGGAGACTCTGAAATATCCGTCACCCAAGACACACTCACCAGGTTACAGGCATCCCACTTTGGGGACCTCCTTGGGTCCTCCCCAAACCATCAAAGGCTTTATCTTGCTGATGAAATGCATACACCTTAGCCAGGCATTCCAGGCTGGGTGTGGCCTGGCGACCTGCTTGCTGTCCCCCAGTCCACAGCCTGGCCTGCCCACCCACCCTGCTCCAGCCACAAAGAAAGACCACTTCCTGCCACAGTTAGGTAGTCCCCACCCACCCTACTCTGATGCACTTGGCTTTGCTGGAGCCAAGCCTCAGGGGAGGCAGCTAGACATCTAACTCCGGAGGGCCAGGAGTTCAGGGAGTATGAGAGCCTGACCCACTTTGCCCAGCACTCATGGAAAGAAAGCAGTGACTCCAGGACCCTGGGGTCAAGTAAATGGGCTCAGTCAGGAGACGGGTATATACATTTGTGGTGCAGAAGATGGAAttaaagagaccagaagagggtagaGTATGTCAGCACATACCCagcaatagaagaagaagaaggaggaggaggaggaggaggaggaggaggaggaggaggaggagggagaggaggaggaggaggaggaggaggagaagaaggagaaggagaaggagaaggagaaggagaaggagaaggagaaggagaaggagaaggagaagagaagaagaagggaagaagagaagaagaagggaagaagagaagaagaagggaagaagagaagaaggagaaggagaaggagaattatTTAAGGAGTCTTCAAAGAAGGTGGGGAACAAAGTGTACTACAGGTGGCAGCAGTCTGTCCCACAGGATGCCATCCAATTGCTGTTAAGTGTCACAGAGACTCATGTAAGTAGAGTGCAGTGTTCAGCCAAGCATGGGTTTGAAGAAAACACCACCAGGACGTTTTCCAGGCATTTCCTCCCAGGGGAGGTTGCAGTAGGCTGCCTTGATGTGAAGGAGCCGGCTCTTGCTAGGATGTCAGGTCATGGGGAAGACGGGCAGGTTGATGAGCTCACGAAATGCAGAAGGAGCCTATGTGTCACAAGTGGAACCCACAGATCACCTCGGAGTAGCAGCCACCCCGACCACGGCCATGAACACTCTAGTGACCACTGAGCTCCCTCAGCCTTTCAAGGTGGGCGCTGGCATTGTCCATTCTAAGGGAGGAGACTAGGCAAGTCTCACGAGACTGGCCTCCATCTGCACCAAGACTTGAGCCAACTATCTGGACtgtctggtttggtttttgatttgtttttttgtttgtttgtttgtttgtttgtttgctcactTATTTGCTGCTGTTCCTGAGATAAGAGACAGATGTGGCAGAGGAGGGGAACTTctaaagggagaggaggaaaggatagACGAGAACACGGAAGGAAGTCAGAGAGACTGGGgcagtgggggtggtggtggtgatgttttcATGGTGCCGGAGAAAGTGGCACAGGGACAAGCTGAGTCCCTACCATCCTCTCAGAGGAGAGGAATGGAGGCTAGGATGGGCTTTAGAACCAGGAGCTGCCCACCCTATCAGGTGACTCCCACGTGCCCGGAGACCTGAAGTTCCTATCCAGGGTCTGCAAGGTGCACGGAGGACTTGAGCAGAGTGTGTCTGGACAGTATGGCCAAGGGCAGGGATTTGGAAGGGGAGAATATTccggaagagaagaggaggaatgaGAAAGAGACTGACAGGAAACAGAGATACCTGATGGGGAAACCGGGGctgtttaggtgtgtgtgtgtgtgtgtgtgtgtgtgtgtgcgtgtatgagtgtgtttTATGCTGTTTGAATGTCCTCTTCTCTAAGGAGTAAAGCTACATAATTCTCAACATTGTCTCTGAGTGACTCTTGCAGCCATCAATGAATTTTACTTGCAGCTTATTTCGGAacccaggcaggcatggcatgCAGAGGAGGCAGGCCTGGGGGACCTCAGCATTGGGGCATCTAGGATCACACTGGCTTAGATCCTCCACAGATGGTAACCATGTAGCTTTGAGGACCTTGCTTCCTTGGTTACAGGCTAGGATGTACTTCTGAGAATGCCACCACTGAGCTTGCTCAGTTCCTAAGATGAGTGTGGGAACCTAGGAACCTGTCTGTGGTAAACCAGGACCTACAGTATTGAGAAGCCAAAAGGTAACGGCACCCTGGGAAACAAGGCAGGGGTCAGGAGGGACGGCCGTGAAAGGGAGCGAGCCCTCAGTTAGGAAAGGCATGCTGCTGCAGTGTGGAAAGCCAGCAGCCGACTCCCAACCCTGAAGATGGAAAGACACCGTCTTAGATGGTCTCCTAAGGCTAAGAGTGGTTTTGAATAACTGCATCCATCCTCTGGGGCTCTTGAGGATGTGTGTGCAGACATGGATGTGATCATCATGACCATGTGCAACAGTGTCCCAACATCTACTTTTTTTAAGCTGCAAAGCACCTAGCTAGAGTATTTATTTTCCACTCAGAAGTTCTGGGCTTACAAACTATTTGctttctgttacttttttttggggggggggggttgttgttgttgttattgtttatggTTTGCATGTTTTGTTTggctgtcttttgtttgtttgtttgattggttggttggctagttggttgattggttggtttgtttttgttgttggacAGGAACCCACTATTCAGCTCAAGCTGGTCCCAAACTctccttgtagcccaggctagcctagaacacacattgtcccctcctctgccccaacagtgcagggattacatgtgtgccaccaggccGGGTTGTTACAGTGCTGGAACAGAACccatggctttgtgcatgctaggtcagtgctctaccaactgagcccctGCCCCAAGGATCTAAATTGCTTTTGCACCTAACTGAAGTCCTGGCCTAGTCCTGAGAACTCTCTTTACACACAATGTTCTGTGACTTGGAGTCACTTGGCTGCTCGGGCCTTGTCTTGCTCTCTGTGAAGGAAGACAGGTCCAAGTGCTACGAGGTTGTCCTAAGAATGAGGTGTGACGTGTGAACGCATCTAGAGAGCTCTTGGCTGTCCAGGAGCAATCTGTCACCCTTGCTGTTTGGCCCTGACTCACCTGGGAAACCCCAGCTGGCCACAGGCAACCTTGGCATGGTGGGTTTTCCAGTCATCGGAGCACACGGTCCTCCAGGCGGCGGCCGCGAACACCTGAAGCGCTGCTCTCTGGCCACTCACCCGCACTGGCCAGGCGTGGGGAGAAGGGCGGTGAGGACCCGTGCAGGCTGAGGCCGGGCAGAGCCTGACTGCAGCCCCAGTCCCGCCACGCAGCAGCCCCTCTTCCAACCTggcccactcccacccacagcccctcccccacaagaTGCTGCAGTCCCCGTGGCCTGCACCCTGAGACCTCCCCAACTCAGAGCCTGTCTAGTCCCCCCAAGTGAATGTAAGCACACACAAGGTCCTCCCAGAACCTCGCTAGACACATCCCAGCTGAGGGCAGGGCGCGGCAATGGCTACGCCCTGGATCCATCTCACAGACGGAAGGGCAAGTGCTGGGTTGTGTTCACTCTCTGTTGCTTCCTTCGGGGAATGGGTGCGACTCACCACATCGGTACTCATCCTCCCCGTCCTTGCAGTCCGAGACCCCGTCGCACCGAGCGGTCAGTTCGATGCACTTGAAAGATGAATGGCACCTGTACTTCCCAGAGCAGTCGAAGTGGACTGGGCAAAGGGAGGAAAGTGCGAATTCGAGCAAGCAGCCCCTTCCGGGTGCGGCACTAACAGCTGGGCACCTGCTGCACGGCCTTGAACTTGCCCATCAATAATGAAACCTGCATTGAAACTGCATCCCTGGCAGCAGCCTGTTTCCTTCAGGCCCGTTTCTGTCCTGAACTCCAAGGGGCAGGACTGCTGCACCCACAGCCGCACTACTTCCGGGAAGCACAAATCAGGGTGAATTCGGACTCTAGGGGTTCAAAGTCAAGAGCAAAAAGGCATGGCGGTGGCCAACACACCAAGCAAGCCCAGCAAGAGCCCCAACTGAGACCTTTCAAACACCTTGCTTCCTTTTACTCTGGGCCTGAAGCCAATGAACTGTGGAGCACATGGCTGAGCAGGAGGCACATTGTGCCGCCCTGTGCTGCAGTTACTTGAAGGGGAGAATGAGAAACTATATGCTCTAAGAGAGCCCCTTCCTCCCCGTGACCCACTTTCTCAAAAGCCCCACATACCTCCCTATAAAAATAGCCAGGGTGCGTGGTATGGCTTGAATGGAGTTCTTTGTCTGCtccaccccagcctcccccttccCATCCCAGAGTCCTGTTTCATCAGCTACCTTTGAGTAATTCTAACTGTGCAGGTACCCTGGTGGCAGAGCCCGGAGCACAGCCAGCAGCCCCTGCCTGCCCGCCCGCTCCCACACTGGCTTGACATTCACACAGGCAGAGAAAACCCGTAGCCCTCAAACCAAAAGGACATCA
This DNA window, taken from Peromyscus maniculatus bairdii isolate BWxNUB_F1_BW_parent chromosome 21, HU_Pman_BW_mat_3.1, whole genome shotgun sequence, encodes the following:
- the Tmprss3 gene encoding transmembrane protease serine 3 — encoded protein: MGENDPPAAEAPFSFRSLFGLDDLKISPVAPDADAVAAQILSLLPLKFFPIIVIGIIALILALAIGLGIHFDCSGKYRCHSSFKCIELTARCDGVSDCKDGEDEYRCVRVSGQRAALQVFAAAAWRTVCSDDWKTHHAKVACGQLGFPSYVSSDHLRVDALEEQFQSDFVSINHLLPDDKVTTLHHSVYVREGCASGYVVTLKCSACGLRTGYSPRIVGGNMSSLAQWPWQVSLQFQGYHLCGGSVITPLWIVTAAHCVYDLYHPKSWTVQVGLVSLVDSPVPSHLVEKIIYHSKYKPKRLGNDIALMKLAEPLTFDETIQPVCLPNSEENFPDGKLCWTSGWGATEDGGDASPVLNHAAVPLISNKICNHRDVYGGIISPSMLCAGYLKGGVDSCQGDSGGPLVCQERRLWKLVGATSFGIGCAEVNKPGVYTRITSFLDWIHEQLERDLKT